The Kineothrix sp. MB12-C1 genome includes a window with the following:
- a CDS encoding YlbF family regulator, whose translation MTGSINDAAKEFVGAVRNSSEYREYVMQLNKIKNQPELYEKVNEFRRKNFIFQNEEESDDLLDRLEELDREYESLYDIPLVADFFEAETSFCRMMQDTTTLIVNELDFQ comes from the coding sequence ATGACCGGCAGTATAAATGATGCGGCGAAGGAGTTTGTGGGTGCAGTCAGGAATTCATCCGAGTATCGTGAATATGTCATGCAGCTTAACAAGATAAAGAACCAGCCGGAATTATATGAAAAGGTCAATGAATTCAGACGAAAGAACTTCATTTTCCAGAACGAGGAGGAGTCCGATGACCTTCTGGACCGTTTGGAGGAACTTGACAGGGAATACGAAAGCTTATATGATATTCCGCTAGTGGCAGATTTTTTCGAGGCAGAGACTTCCTTTTGCAGGATGATGCAGGATACCACGACACTGATTGTAAACGAACTTGATTTTCAATAA
- a CDS encoding endolytic transglycosylase MltG, translating to MNTRQLIGTVFDTVLKIVIIIVVVMFTYKYATESYDFGYRIFAEEPVSSTENARIISIGITEEATVMDIGEVLEEKGLINDARLFYVQELISRYHGELKPGIYELSSDMTANEMMEVMSAEDVQQEADSEEESTEETGGPEESVEGESVGEDSVTDAE from the coding sequence ATGAATACCAGACAATTGATAGGGACTGTGTTCGATACGGTTTTGAAAATAGTAATAATAATAGTGGTGGTCATGTTCACTTATAAATATGCGACAGAATCTTATGATTTCGGATATCGGATATTCGCTGAAGAGCCGGTATCTTCAACAGAAAATGCAAGAATTATCAGTATTGGCATTACCGAAGAAGCTACAGTGATGGATATTGGCGAAGTGCTTGAAGAAAAAGGGTTAATCAATGACGCACGTCTCTTCTATGTGCAGGAGCTGATTTCCAGATACCATGGAGAATTGAAGCCGGGAATTTATGAGCTTAGCAGCGATATGACGGCAAACGAGATGATGGAAGTTATGTCAGCGGAAGATGTGCAGCAAGAAGCCGATTCGGAAGAGGAGAGCACAGAGGAAACAGGTGGACCGGAAGAATCGGTTGAGGGCGAAAGCGTGGGCGAGGATTCGGTAACAGATGCGGAGTAA
- a CDS encoding O-methyltransferase encodes MITDERISVFINSFDKGNTEFLNEIENECRRTNVPVIRTQMQSLLRLLLAMNRPTSILEVGTAIGFSALLMSEYAPEDCRITTIEKYDKRIPLAKENFRRAGKEDVITLLEGDAAEVLKGLMETYDFIFMDAAKGQYIKILPEVLRLLKKGGLLVSDNVLQDGDVIESRFAVTRRNRTIHSRMREYLYELKHNEQLETAILQVGDGVTVSVKL; translated from the coding sequence ATGATTACGGATGAAAGAATCAGTGTCTTTATTAATTCCTTCGATAAAGGAAATACAGAATTTCTAAATGAAATAGAAAATGAGTGCAGAAGAACAAATGTCCCCGTGATTCGTACGCAGATGCAAAGCTTACTTCGCCTGCTTTTAGCGATGAATCGCCCCACCTCTATCTTGGAGGTGGGAACGGCCATTGGTTTTTCTGCACTTCTTATGAGTGAATATGCGCCGGAAGATTGCCGGATTACGACAATAGAAAAGTATGACAAGAGAATACCCCTTGCCAAAGAGAATTTCCGCAGAGCGGGCAAAGAGGATGTAATCACTTTATTGGAAGGTGACGCTGCGGAAGTTTTGAAGGGGCTTATGGAAACCTATGATTTTATTTTTATGGATGCGGCGAAAGGCCAGTACATTAAGATATTGCCGGAAGTATTGCGTCTGTTAAAGAAAGGCGGCTTGCTCGTATCGGATAATGTATTACAGGACGGAGATGTTATCGAATCCCGGTTCGCAGTAACGAGAAGGAATCGAACGATCCATTCCAGGATGAGAGAGTATCTCTATGAATTGAAGCATAACGAGCAATTGGAGACAGCAATTTTACAAGTGGGTGACGGGGTTACTGTCAGTGTGAAGTTATAA
- a CDS encoding peptidase U32 family protein: MVIVMRKPELLIPAGSLEVLKTAVTFGADAVYIGGEAYGLRAKAKNFSMEDMAEGIRYAHEHGVRVHVTANILAHNEDLEGVREYLQELKGMKPDALIIADPGVFMMAREICPEIEIHVSTQANNTNYATYNYWYGQGAKRVVSARELSLAEIKEIRKRIPDDLEIESFIHGAMCISYSGRCLLSSYFTGRDANRGACTHPCRWKYSLVEEKRPGEYMPVYENERGTYIFNSKDLCMIEYIPELLDAGIDSFKIEGRMKTALYVATVARTYRKAIDDYLESEEKYRANMDWYRAEIAKCTYRQFTTGFYFGKTDENSQIYDSNTYVNEYIYLGTVSEVDEKGYARVEQRNKFSVGNRIEIMKPDGSNVLTTVLSLMTEAGEQVESVPHSKQIFYVQLDAETKVGDILRIEAPKQGSDSLNDMDCSRCIK; encoded by the coding sequence ATGGTTATTGTAATGAGAAAACCGGAACTTTTGATTCCTGCAGGGAGTCTGGAAGTGCTGAAAACAGCGGTTACGTTTGGAGCGGATGCCGTATATATCGGCGGAGAGGCCTATGGACTTCGTGCCAAAGCGAAGAACTTCAGTATGGAAGATATGGCAGAAGGAATTCGGTATGCTCATGAGCATGGAGTAAGAGTTCATGTAACGGCGAATATTTTGGCGCATAATGAAGATCTGGAAGGTGTAAGGGAGTATCTTCAGGAATTAAAGGGGATGAAACCCGATGCTCTCATTATTGCGGATCCCGGTGTCTTTATGATGGCAAGAGAAATCTGTCCGGAAATCGAAATTCATGTGTCCACCCAAGCCAATAATACGAACTACGCTACCTATAATTATTGGTATGGACAGGGAGCGAAAAGGGTGGTATCGGCGCGCGAGTTGTCTCTTGCAGAGATAAAGGAAATTAGAAAAAGAATACCGGATGATCTTGAAATAGAAAGCTTCATTCATGGAGCGATGTGTATTTCTTATTCCGGAAGATGCTTGCTTAGCAGCTATTTTACAGGCAGAGATGCCAACAGAGGTGCATGCACTCATCCATGCCGCTGGAAATATTCATTAGTGGAAGAGAAAAGACCCGGAGAATATATGCCGGTATATGAGAATGAAAGAGGAACATATATCTTTAATTCCAAGGACTTATGTATGATCGAATATATTCCGGAGCTGCTCGATGCCGGAATCGACAGCTTTAAGATAGAAGGAAGAATGAAAACCGCTCTCTACGTGGCGACAGTAGCACGAACCTATAGAAAGGCAATTGATGATTACCTGGAATCGGAGGAAAAATATCGCGCTAATATGGATTGGTATCGTGCGGAAATTGCAAAATGTACTTACAGGCAGTTTACCACAGGCTTTTACTTCGGCAAGACAGATGAGAACTCACAGATATATGATTCCAATACTTATGTAAATGAATATATCTATTTGGGAACGGTATCGGAAGTGGATGAGAAGGGGTATGCCCGCGTGGAGCAGCGCAATAAATTTTCAGTAGGTAATCGTATTGAGATTATGAAGCCGGATGGAAGTAATGTATTGACCACAGTTCTGTCTCTTATGACGGAAGCGGGTGAGCAAGTAGAAAGCGTTCCTCATTCGAAACAAATATTTTATGTACAGTTAGACGCAGAAACAAAGGTTGGAGATATCCTTAGAATTGAAGCACCGAAACAAGGCTCTGATTCCCTAAATGACATGGATTGCTCTCGTTGTATAAAATAA
- a CDS encoding glutamine synthetase III family protein, whose protein sequence is MGEMLNVEKIFAENVFTLGKMKERLPKNVFKEVKKVMDQGGELSLAAADVVAKAMKDWAIEKGATHYTHWFQPLTGITAEKHDSFVAHPDEEGKMLMEFSGRELIKGEPDASSFPSGGLRSTFEARGYTAWDITSPAFLKEAGTGVILCIPTAFCSYKGEALDKKTPLLRSMEAISEQALRIVRLFGNTEATKVAASVGAEQEYFLVDKDKYLQRPDLIFSGRTLFGAPAPKGQEMEDHYFGVIRERIGAYMKDLNEELWKLGVTAKTQHNEVAPAQHELAPVYETANIAVDHNQVVMETMKRVAIHHDLRCLLHEKPFAGVNGSGKHNNWSLGTDNGVNMLDPGDTPNENIQFLLVLACIMKAVDTHGDLLRQSASDVGNDHRLGANEAPPAIISIFLGEQLEDVVKQLVETGMAQTCKEGGVLKTGVSCLPDLVKDATDRNRTSPFAFTGNKFEFRMVGSADSVASPTTTINAIVAEAFCEAADILEKADDFDLAVHDLIKEYMGKYQRIIFNGDGYSEAWVEEARRRGLPNIKSMVEAVDTLTTEKSVKLFEKFGIFTKTELESREEILYETYAKTINIEALTMIDMASRQLIPAVMKYTKTLADTVIAVKEAGADASVQSELLALVSKKLVEMRTALVRLEEVEKQASAMPEGREQAFFYKEQVVAAMDNLRAPADELERLVDKDVWPIPTYADLLFEV, encoded by the coding sequence ATGGGCGAAATGTTAAATGTAGAAAAGATTTTTGCAGAAAATGTATTTACCCTCGGTAAAATGAAGGAACGTTTACCAAAAAATGTGTTCAAAGAAGTGAAAAAGGTGATGGATCAGGGAGGAGAACTTTCACTCGCAGCGGCCGATGTCGTTGCAAAGGCAATGAAGGATTGGGCAATAGAAAAAGGCGCAACTCACTATACGCATTGGTTTCAGCCGCTAACGGGCATTACCGCTGAGAAACATGATTCTTTCGTTGCTCATCCGGATGAAGAAGGCAAAATGTTGATGGAATTCTCCGGAAGAGAGTTAATTAAAGGTGAACCGGATGCATCGTCATTTCCTTCAGGCGGACTTCGTTCCACTTTCGAAGCGAGAGGCTATACCGCATGGGATATTACTTCGCCGGCATTTCTGAAAGAAGCAGGAACTGGCGTAATTCTTTGCATCCCTACCGCATTTTGTTCTTATAAGGGAGAGGCATTGGATAAAAAGACTCCCCTATTAAGGTCTATGGAAGCGATCAGTGAACAGGCGCTTAGAATTGTTAGACTGTTCGGCAATACGGAAGCTACGAAAGTAGCAGCAAGCGTAGGAGCGGAGCAGGAATACTTCCTTGTGGATAAAGATAAATATTTACAGCGCCCCGATCTTATTTTCTCAGGACGTACGTTATTCGGTGCACCGGCTCCTAAGGGACAAGAGATGGAGGATCATTATTTCGGTGTTATCAGAGAGCGCATAGGCGCATATATGAAGGATCTGAATGAAGAACTTTGGAAGCTTGGCGTAACGGCTAAGACTCAACATAATGAGGTTGCTCCGGCACAGCATGAGCTGGCTCCTGTATATGAAACTGCTAATATTGCGGTAGACCATAACCAAGTCGTTATGGAGACGATGAAAAGAGTGGCGATTCACCACGATTTGAGATGTCTGCTTCATGAGAAACCTTTTGCCGGTGTGAACGGCTCGGGCAAACATAATAACTGGTCATTGGGAACGGATAATGGTGTGAATATGCTCGATCCCGGCGATACACCGAATGAGAACATACAATTTCTTCTCGTGCTCGCTTGTATTATGAAGGCGGTGGATACTCATGGAGATTTGCTTCGCCAGAGCGCGTCGGATGTAGGAAATGATCATCGATTAGGGGCGAATGAAGCTCCTCCGGCAATTATTTCCATTTTCCTCGGCGAGCAGTTGGAAGATGTGGTAAAGCAGCTGGTAGAGACGGGAATGGCTCAGACCTGTAAAGAAGGCGGCGTATTAAAGACAGGAGTATCTTGCCTTCCGGATCTTGTGAAGGATGCTACCGATAGAAACAGAACCTCACCCTTTGCCTTTACGGGGAATAAGTTCGAATTCCGTATGGTAGGATCTGCCGATTCTGTTGCCAGCCCTACGACAACTATCAATGCAATTGTGGCTGAGGCTTTTTGTGAAGCGGCAGATATCTTGGAAAAAGCGGATGACTTCGACTTGGCGGTACACGATTTAATCAAAGAGTATATGGGTAAATATCAGAGAATTATCTTCAATGGCGATGGATATTCGGAAGCATGGGTGGAAGAAGCGCGGCGCAGAGGACTTCCTAATATTAAGAGTATGGTAGAGGCAGTGGATACTTTGACTACGGAGAAGTCAGTGAAGTTATTCGAGAAGTTCGGTATATTCACGAAGACCGAACTGGAGTCGAGGGAAGAAATTCTCTATGAAACATATGCGAAGACTATCAATATCGAAGCTCTTACTATGATAGATATGGCTTCCAGACAGCTTATCCCAGCCGTTATGAAGTATACGAAGACACTTGCGGATACGGTAATTGCAGTAAAGGAAGCCGGTGCGGACGCTTCCGTTCAGTCAGAATTACTAGCTCTCGTATCGAAGAAATTAGTGGAAATGCGAACAGCACTTGTTCGGCTGGAAGAAGTGGAGAAGCAGGCGAGCGCAATGCCTGAAGGAAGAGAACAGGCATTTTTCTATAAAGAGCAGGTCGTGGCAGCGATGGATAATTTAAGAGCACCGGCCGATGAGCTCGAAAGGCTTGTCGATAAGGATGTGTGGCCGATTCCTACTTATGCTGATTTGCTGTTTGAAGTATAG
- a CDS encoding ABC transporter substrate-binding protein — translation MKRKALATLLTLAMVATLAGCNTASPMAQEEEPQAQEVQEEAAKESSEEQNTAVQAEAEPITIQFWNAFTGTDGDVLREIVDQYNEENDKGITIEMDIMPAASLEEKLPAAIASKTAPALIIRGNFDTATYTNNGIISPLDDFFEVTGTDKGNFNEAPIEALQYNGSQMMIPMQVHSTFLYWNKELFEAAGLDPETPPATWDEVAEYAGKVADPSRKIYGVGFPISGAPSYFNAMFKANGGDVFSEDGTKSVLDSAENLKTLEYIQGLVKEGYAPVGSTGADTDNLMLAGQMGIYCSGPWLINGLREAEIDFGVTGMPAGDERAAGVIEVQGFAVTSTSSEAEKAAAYDFIAYWNTDRICKEWSMRNGFPPYLKSLAEDADLQADEIVNALSSISDFGFSFAPGVTVVKQVNGNVLFPMIENVVAGNDPQDELTKASASIDEILAK, via the coding sequence ATGAAAAGAAAAGCATTAGCGACTTTATTGACTTTAGCGATGGTAGCTACGCTTGCTGGATGTAATACGGCTTCCCCGATGGCACAGGAGGAAGAGCCACAGGCTCAGGAGGTGCAGGAGGAAGCAGCAAAAGAAAGCTCTGAGGAGCAGAACACCGCAGTGCAGGCAGAGGCTGAACCGATAACAATTCAGTTCTGGAATGCATTCACAGGTACGGATGGAGATGTTCTTCGTGAAATCGTAGATCAGTATAATGAAGAAAATGATAAAGGAATTACGATAGAAATGGATATTATGCCAGCGGCCAGCCTGGAAGAAAAGTTGCCGGCAGCCATTGCGTCTAAGACGGCTCCAGCATTAATTATCAGAGGTAACTTCGATACGGCAACTTATACGAATAATGGAATTATTTCTCCGCTCGATGACTTCTTTGAAGTAACAGGAACGGATAAGGGCAATTTCAATGAAGCTCCCATTGAAGCATTACAATATAATGGAAGTCAGATGATGATTCCTATGCAGGTGCATTCCACATTTTTATATTGGAATAAAGAGCTTTTCGAAGCAGCAGGATTGGATCCTGAGACTCCTCCTGCCACATGGGATGAAGTAGCAGAATATGCGGGCAAAGTTGCTGACCCTTCAAGAAAAATATATGGGGTGGGCTTCCCTATAAGCGGTGCTCCCAGCTATTTCAACGCAATGTTTAAAGCAAATGGTGGTGATGTATTCTCAGAAGATGGAACGAAGTCGGTACTCGATAGTGCTGAGAACTTGAAAACACTCGAATACATACAGGGACTTGTGAAGGAAGGATATGCGCCGGTAGGTTCTACAGGTGCGGATACGGATAACTTGATGTTGGCAGGGCAAATGGGAATCTATTGCAGCGGACCGTGGTTAATCAATGGATTACGGGAAGCGGAAATTGATTTCGGAGTAACGGGAATGCCTGCAGGTGATGAACGTGCAGCAGGAGTGATCGAGGTACAGGGCTTCGCTGTTACTTCCACTTCCAGCGAAGCGGAAAAAGCAGCAGCTTATGATTTTATCGCTTATTGGAATACAGATAGAATCTGTAAAGAATGGTCCATGCGTAATGGTTTTCCTCCTTATTTGAAATCCTTGGCAGAAGATGCGGATCTTCAGGCGGACGAGATAGTAAATGCATTATCTTCTATTTCTGACTTCGGATTCTCTTTTGCACCGGGCGTGACAGTAGTAAAACAGGTGAATGGTAATGTTCTCTTCCCTATGATAGAAAATGTAGTAGCCGGCAACGATCCGCAGGATGAGTTGACAAAGGCTTCGGCAAGCATAGATGAAATCCTTGCGAAATAA
- a CDS encoding carbohydrate ABC transporter permease: METIKTWKRYWNKPDKVAYIFMLPSLLVLLIFAVIPLVTSLIISLFDMNIFFTDTAFAGVTNFARIFQDKRFWNALLNTVVFVVFEVPLQIVIGLLVANALVKATFFNKVARSIFFLPVVCSMAAVGIVWSILLDTNIGFVPYLLEQVGIHNATFFRNAKTAMPTVVAMTIWKNFGYTMSILVVGIQGISRSYYEAAEIDGAGRMAQFFRITLPLLRPTLGFCMITNTIGSLQVFDQVYVTTQGGPQFKTETLVQYIYKTGFNDPYDLGYACALSVILLCVILVISLPMYKKMFMDRN, from the coding sequence TTGGAAACAATCAAAACATGGAAGCGGTATTGGAATAAACCGGATAAAGTAGCGTATATCTTTATGCTCCCATCCTTACTCGTGCTGCTCATCTTTGCGGTAATCCCGCTTGTAACATCGCTTATTATCAGTCTGTTCGATATGAATATATTCTTCACGGATACAGCATTTGCGGGAGTTACTAATTTTGCACGGATATTTCAGGATAAAAGGTTTTGGAATGCTTTGCTTAATACAGTAGTGTTTGTTGTTTTTGAGGTGCCACTGCAGATCGTAATCGGTCTGCTGGTGGCAAATGCCCTCGTAAAAGCAACATTTTTCAATAAGGTGGCCCGTTCTATATTTTTTCTTCCCGTAGTTTGTTCTATGGCTGCAGTAGGTATTGTCTGGTCCATTCTTTTGGATACGAATATCGGATTTGTTCCATACCTTTTGGAGCAGGTAGGTATTCATAATGCTACCTTTTTCAGAAATGCAAAGACAGCTATGCCTACGGTAGTGGCTATGACGATATGGAAGAACTTCGGCTATACAATGTCTATCTTAGTGGTGGGGATACAAGGTATCTCAAGAAGCTATTATGAAGCAGCGGAGATTGATGGTGCAGGAAGGATGGCACAATTTTTCAGAATTACGTTGCCGCTGCTGCGCCCCACATTGGGATTTTGCATGATTACTAATACGATAGGATCCTTGCAGGTGTTCGATCAGGTATATGTGACAACACAGGGCGGCCCTCAGTTCAAAACAGAAACACTGGTACAATATATTTATAAGACAGGATTCAATGATCCATACGATTTGGGATATGCCTGTGCACTTTCGGTTATTCTTCTTTGCGTAATACTGGTAATTTCCCTTCCTATGTATAAGAAGATGTTTATGGACCGCAATTAA
- a CDS encoding carbohydrate ABC transporter permease, with translation MNRKNKYGVTPAGLLKMVIMLAMIAVVLFPLIWLAAGSLKVEKEIIGYPPSLLGTKYTLKSFQRIFKTIPMAIYIKNTVIFAGGATFLSVIFDSMTGYAFARLEFKGKNLLFMLVLMTMMVPFQVMMIPLFLESNFLGLLDTYTGLILPKATSAFGIFMMRSYFAALPRDLEEAARVDGMSEFGIFTKIMFPLVLPGVLTLTIFHLMQNWNNLLYPLMMTSSTRMRTLSAGLALFVGEHATTYYGPQLAGALLSILPLLIIYIFFQKYFIASVATSGLKD, from the coding sequence ATGAATAGAAAAAACAAATACGGCGTTACACCGGCCGGATTATTAAAAATGGTGATTATGCTGGCGATGATTGCCGTAGTACTATTCCCGTTAATATGGCTTGCGGCAGGTTCCCTCAAGGTGGAGAAGGAAATTATAGGATATCCCCCTTCATTGCTTGGGACCAAGTACACCTTAAAGTCATTTCAGCGGATATTTAAAACAATACCGATGGCAATCTATATTAAGAATACGGTAATCTTTGCCGGAGGGGCGACCTTCTTATCGGTAATCTTCGATTCCATGACAGGATATGCTTTTGCAAGACTTGAGTTTAAAGGGAAAAATCTATTGTTTATGTTAGTGCTTATGACGATGATGGTACCTTTTCAGGTAATGATGATCCCGTTGTTTTTAGAGTCCAACTTTTTGGGGCTGCTGGATACCTATACAGGGCTTATATTACCCAAAGCGACGTCAGCTTTCGGAATATTTATGATGCGTTCTTATTTTGCTGCATTGCCCAGAGACCTGGAAGAGGCGGCGAGAGTGGATGGCATGAGTGAGTTTGGGATATTTACGAAGATTATGTTTCCCCTTGTACTGCCGGGTGTTCTAACACTCACTATCTTTCATTTGATGCAGAACTGGAATAATCTTTTATACCCTCTTATGATGACCAGTAGTACGAGAATGAGAACGTTGTCTGCGGGACTTGCGCTTTTTGTAGGAGAGCATGCAACGACTTACTATGGTCCGCAGCTTGCGGGAGCGCTACTCTCTATTTTGCCGCTGCTTATTATTTATATTTTCTTCCAGAAGTATTTTATTGCCAGCGTGGCGACGAGTGGACTGAAAGATTAG
- the arfA gene encoding arabinosylfuranosidase ArfA, with the protein MHKARIVINKDYKLGTIDDRIYGSFVEHMGRVVYSGIYEPGHPEADEDGFRKDVLAAVKEAGITNIRYPGGNFVSCYHWEDGIGKKEERPRRLELAWRAIETNEFGTDEFMKWCEKAGTEPLLAVNLGTKGLEDAVHYLEYCNFPGGTSYSDRRIENGRVEPYNVRMWCLGNEMDGHWQLGHKSASEYGRLARETAKAMKLIDPDIELVSCGSSLNTMATFPQWEEDSLEETYEYVDYISLHQYFDGHEKTTEEFLAQADAMDEYIKIVIAACDFIKAKKRSDKTLNISFDEWGVWTRHSDETVRECDISPWQQAQPISEMIYSFKDALLFGGMLLAILKNADRVKVACQSLLTNISAMIMTEKGGEMWKQTIYYPFADVAQLGHGEVLDSRVICPEYATKDKKSHVPLIDTVTVKNGNEIVLFAINRSSEISMEIEMELQGFEVEEVIEHRVLCAQDIEADNSVMHNLVKTSTREDVSLEEEKAACVLDKLTWNAIRFRIKE; encoded by the coding sequence ATGCATAAAGCAAGAATTGTAATAAATAAAGACTATAAATTAGGTACCATTGATGATAGAATTTATGGTAGCTTTGTAGAACATATGGGAAGAGTGGTATATTCCGGTATCTATGAACCGGGTCATCCCGAAGCGGATGAAGACGGATTCAGGAAGGATGTACTGGCTGCGGTAAAGGAAGCGGGCATCACGAATATTCGTTATCCCGGAGGTAATTTCGTGTCCTGCTATCATTGGGAGGACGGAATTGGGAAAAAGGAAGAACGTCCCAGGAGATTGGAACTGGCATGGAGAGCGATAGAAACGAATGAATTCGGCACTGATGAATTCATGAAATGGTGTGAAAAAGCAGGAACAGAACCGCTGCTTGCGGTGAATCTGGGTACGAAGGGATTGGAGGATGCCGTTCATTATTTGGAATACTGCAACTTCCCTGGAGGGACTTCCTATAGCGATAGAAGGATTGAAAATGGCAGAGTAGAACCATATAATGTGCGTATGTGGTGTCTTGGAAATGAAATGGATGGACATTGGCAGCTTGGACATAAAAGCGCGAGTGAATATGGACGTCTGGCGAGGGAAACGGCTAAGGCGATGAAGTTGATCGATCCGGACATCGAGCTCGTATCTTGCGGAAGCTCGCTAAATACAATGGCTACATTTCCACAGTGGGAAGAAGACTCGCTGGAAGAAACATATGAGTATGTAGATTATATCTCTTTGCATCAATATTTTGATGGGCATGAGAAAACGACGGAAGAATTCCTGGCGCAGGCGGATGCTATGGATGAATATATCAAGATAGTCATCGCGGCCTGTGACTTTATAAAAGCGAAGAAACGCTCCGATAAAACGTTAAATATTAGTTTTGATGAGTGGGGAGTATGGACAAGGCATTCCGATGAAACGGTTCGGGAATGTGATATCAGCCCATGGCAGCAGGCACAGCCGATTAGCGAGATGATATACAGCTTTAAGGATGCTCTGCTTTTTGGAGGGATGCTTTTAGCAATTCTTAAAAATGCGGATAGGGTCAAAGTCGCATGCCAATCTCTTCTTACGAATATCAGTGCGATGATTATGACTGAAAAAGGCGGTGAGATGTGGAAGCAGACGATTTACTATCCTTTTGCGGATGTTGCTCAGCTCGGTCATGGAGAGGTACTTGACAGCCGTGTTATCTGCCCGGAATATGCAACGAAGGATAAGAAGTCGCATGTTCCGCTGATCGATACAGTTACGGTGAAAAATGGCAATGAAATTGTTCTGTTTGCAATCAATAGAAGCAGTGAAATAAGCATGGAAATAGAGATGGAGTTACAAGGTTTTGAAGTGGAAGAAGTGATAGAACACAGAGTTCTCTGTGCGCAGGATATTGAGGCCGATAATAGTGTGATGCATAATCTCGTTAAAACAAGTACGAGAGAAGATGTTTCATTGGAAGAAGAGAAGGCGGCCTGTGTATTGGATAAACTCACATGGAATGCGATACGCTTCAGAATTAAAGAATAA